A single Chloracidobacterium sp. DNA region contains:
- the fabF gene encoding beta-ketoacyl-ACP synthase II, whose product MKRRVVVTGLGVVTACGNDVPTTWQALMNCQSGADYIKKFDAEAYSAKFACEVKNFDPLSFLDKKEARRMGAFTHFALAASDEAVKHSGLVIDESNAEMVGTYISSGIGDFWAIEREHEKLLKSGPDRVSPFFIVSAIVNLASGNVSIRHGAKGPNSATATACSAGAHAIGDSFRIIERGDADAMICGGAESAITPMSVAGFASMRALSTRNDDPKHASRPFDRERDGFVIGEGAGILILEELEFAKARGANILAEIVGYGMSGDAFHVTMPDESGSGAIRVMQRALKDAGLAPEQIGYINAHGTSTPYNDKFETLAIKKVFGENAYNIPVSSTKSMTGHALGAAGGLEAVFSVKVLQEDKIPPTINYEFPDPDCDLDYVPNAPRDGRVDYVLSNNFGFGGTNACLIFKRYAE is encoded by the coding sequence ATGAAACGACGTGTCGTAGTTACAGGACTCGGGGTGGTAACGGCGTGCGGTAACGACGTGCCGACCACCTGGCAGGCGTTGATGAACTGCCAGAGCGGTGCTGACTATATCAAAAAGTTTGATGCCGAAGCGTATTCGGCCAAATTTGCGTGCGAAGTAAAGAACTTTGACCCGCTAAGCTTTTTGGATAAAAAGGAAGCACGGCGAATGGGTGCGTTTACGCATTTTGCATTGGCCGCGTCCGATGAGGCAGTCAAGCATAGCGGACTTGTCATTGACGAGAGCAATGCCGAAATGGTCGGAACTTACATCAGTTCGGGCATTGGGGATTTCTGGGCGATCGAGCGTGAGCACGAAAAGTTGCTCAAGTCGGGTCCGGATCGCGTTTCGCCATTCTTTATCGTTTCGGCGATCGTCAATCTTGCTTCCGGCAATGTTTCGATCCGTCACGGGGCAAAGGGGCCGAATTCGGCCACTGCAACGGCCTGTTCGGCAGGAGCACACGCGATCGGCGACAGCTTTCGGATCATCGAACGCGGCGATGCCGACGCGATGATCTGCGGCGGTGCTGAAAGCGCAATTACACCTATGTCCGTCGCAGGATTTGCCTCGATGAGGGCTCTTTCTACGCGAAATGATGACCCGAAACACGCGTCACGTCCATTTGACCGCGAAAGGGACGGATTTGTTATAGGTGAAGGTGCGGGCATCTTGATCCTTGAGGAACTAGAGTTCGCTAAGGCCCGCGGTGCCAATATTTTGGCTGAGATCGTCGGATACGGTATGAGCGGCGATGCGTTTCACGTGACGATGCCTGACGAGAGCGGTTCGGGAGCGATCCGTGTTATGCAGCGTGCACTCAAGGATGCAGGACTTGCTCCGGAGCAGATCGGGTACATCAATGCCCACGGCACCTCGACACCTTATAACGACAAATTTGAAACGCTCGCGATCAAAAAGGTCTTTGGCGAAAATGCGTACAATATCCCCGTCAGCTCGACCAAATCTATGACGGGCCACGCACTGGGTGCCGCCGGCGGTCTCGAAGCCGTTTTTTCAGTGAAAGTCCTGCAAGAAGACAAAATTCCTCCGACGATAAATTACGAATTTCCCGATCCCGATTGCGATCTCGACTACGTTCCAAACGCTCCCCGTGATGGTCGAGTCGATTACGTTTTGTCAAATAATTTCGGATTTGGCGGAACTAATGCTTGCTTGATTTTCAAACGATACGCGGAGTAG
- a CDS encoding electron transfer flavoprotein subunit alpha/FixB family protein, translated as MSNILVFIEHKDCVLNKTSLEAIAAAQSIAKDLGLTVSAVLPCDKDCSIAQEIAVYDIAKVIVAKNEKLATYTPDGYADAWEQVIKAENPQYVVMSHTYQVRDFAPKVAARMGREVVGDCIRYRAEGGKLVLTRRIFLGKLDADVTIGGDAPYFVTFQSGAFRGDNAAKGSASVVTMDVAIGEVRMTPEAPFQEAKASVDLTKSEVIVAVGRGIKSQENIAVAQQLADVLGADLAASRPICDSDWLPIDRQIGSSGQTVAPKLYIALGISGAIQHIVGMKNAGTIVAINKDAEAPIFDIADYGIVGDLFEAVPVMIEEVKKAKS; from the coding sequence ATGAGCAACATTCTAGTATTCATCGAACATAAAGATTGCGTCCTTAACAAAACCTCGCTTGAGGCGATCGCTGCGGCACAGAGCATTGCCAAGGATCTCGGTCTGACCGTCTCCGCCGTATTGCCCTGCGATAAGGATTGTTCGATTGCACAAGAGATCGCCGTTTATGATATCGCGAAGGTCATTGTTGCAAAGAATGAAAAGCTTGCGACATACACTCCCGACGGTTACGCCGATGCGTGGGAGCAGGTGATAAAGGCCGAAAACCCGCAGTATGTCGTTATGTCGCACACCTACCAAGTGCGTGATTTTGCTCCGAAGGTTGCAGCCCGTATGGGCCGCGAAGTAGTCGGTGACTGCATACGCTATCGGGCCGAGGGCGGCAAACTCGTTCTTACGCGCCGCATATTTCTGGGCAAGCTAGACGCTGACGTTACGATCGGCGGCGATGCACCTTATTTTGTAACTTTTCAATCCGGGGCATTTCGTGGTGATAACGCGGCGAAGGGAAGTGCATCCGTAGTTACGATGGATGTTGCCATCGGCGAAGTTCGGATGACTCCCGAAGCTCCGTTCCAGGAAGCCAAGGCTTCGGTCGATTTGACAAAATCAGAAGTGATCGTGGCCGTCGGGCGCGGTATCAAGTCGCAAGAGAATATTGCGGTAGCTCAGCAACTTGCGGACGTTCTAGGGGCCGACCTCGCTGCTTCGCGGCCGATCTGCGACAGTGACTGGCTTCCGATCGACCGTCAGATCGGTTCGTCGGGCCAGACGGTTGCTCCAAAGCTGTATATAGCTCTCGGCATCTCAGGAGCGATCCAGCATATCGTCGGCATGAAAAACGCCGGCACGATCGTAGCTATAAACAAGGATGCCGAAGCACCGATCTTCGATATTGCGGATTACGGCATCGTCGGCGACCTCTTTGAGGCAGTTCCCGTTATGATTGAAGAAGTCAAAAAGGCAAAGTCCTAA
- a CDS encoding helix-turn-helix transcriptional regulator, with translation MDVFAAIADPTRSTILERLITNGNMAASEIYKEFTSSPPAISQHLKALRLAKLVRVEKRAQQRIYFVNHETMKELGRWVRQFTTVKERGVHQTNGSDDHLANENIDEPMLPFE, from the coding sequence ATGGACGTATTTGCCGCCATCGCGGACCCGACCCGGAGCACGATACTCGAGCGGTTAATCACGAATGGTAATATGGCTGCGAGCGAGATATATAAGGAATTTACATCGAGCCCTCCGGCAATATCACAGCACCTCAAAGCCTTACGCTTGGCAAAACTTGTACGAGTGGAAAAGCGTGCCCAACAGCGAATCTACTTTGTAAACCACGAGACGATGAAGGAACTCGGAAGATGGGTCAGACAGTTTACAACGGTTAAAGAACGTGGAGTTCATCAGACCAACGGATCGGATGATCACTTAGCGAACGAGAATATTGACGAACCGATGCTACCGTTTGAATGA
- a CDS encoding VCBS repeat-containing protein yields the protein MVRNSRFARFFGVAAAIAAFAAVSSAQVIYSNGGLATGATSRSGVAAPAGTQWAEVQSNTGDTVGSNTNSGVGCQVIGVTTDNRCADDFIVPRGETWTVNSITLYVYQTGFAGVTSPVTAVNMRIWNGVPEAPGSTIVFGDTTTNRLGTSVNSNLFRVFNSTVPAPGTVPGTTRIIWETTANVAPAAVLPAGYYWVEFQIDAGASGNFAPGVTTVGSRGSVLYNGIQKIGAAAFAGIIEGGNPAAIADYGIDFPFKVNGTVAGTIGPRRSRTVDFNGDNKTDFGIARSASVAGQTTWQILDSTAAVSGAAWGTGVGFAGGDRAVPEDFDGDGKTDIAVWRPGAATVASFYILQSATSTLRAEAFGQTGDDPSVVDDYDGDGKADLAVYRDGGAGQSFFYYRSAANGPVTYVPWGIGGDKPAPGDYDGDGKADFAVHRNEAGSARHYHMRSTEGFVTVQFGLFTDKFVAGDYDGDNKTDICAVRANGSVFDWYLLRSGNGTLATSASLGGFGNPTTDYITPGDYDGDNKTDFAVWRTAVADNGVFYLAPSNSALSGTKWGSTSGILTAPDYPVANYNVH from the coding sequence ATGGTTAGGAATTCACGATTTGCAAGATTCTTTGGCGTCGCAGCGGCAATCGCTGCCTTTGCCGCAGTTTCATCGGCACAGGTTATTTACAGCAATGGCGGACTGGCAACCGGAGCAACGTCCAGATCCGGCGTGGCGGCACCAGCCGGGACGCAGTGGGCTGAGGTTCAGAGTAATACCGGCGATACAGTCGGAAGCAATACTAATTCCGGCGTTGGATGTCAGGTGATCGGAGTGACCACCGACAATCGATGTGCGGACGATTTTATTGTCCCACGGGGAGAGACCTGGACGGTCAATTCGATCACCCTGTACGTTTATCAAACCGGTTTTGCGGGCGTGACCAGTCCGGTGACCGCTGTCAATATGCGGATTTGGAATGGTGTTCCGGAGGCTCCCGGAAGTACGATCGTGTTTGGTGACACCACGACTAACCGTCTCGGAACGTCGGTAAACTCAAACTTGTTTAGGGTCTTTAACTCGACAGTGCCGGCTCCCGGCACCGTCCCGGGAACTACGAGGATCATTTGGGAAACCACCGCAAATGTCGCCCCGGCCGCGGTTCTGCCGGCAGGGTATTATTGGGTTGAATTCCAGATCGATGCGGGAGCTAGCGGCAACTTTGCGCCGGGTGTAACGACCGTTGGCAGTCGCGGCTCGGTTCTTTACAACGGCATTCAGAAAATTGGTGCAGCGGCATTTGCCGGGATAATCGAAGGCGGCAACCCCGCTGCAATCGCCGATTATGGCATAGATTTTCCGTTTAAGGTCAATGGCACGGTGGCGGGTACTATCGGACCACGTCGCTCACGAACGGTCGATTTCAACGGTGATAATAAGACTGACTTTGGTATTGCACGATCAGCGAGTGTAGCAGGGCAGACTACCTGGCAGATCCTGGACAGCACAGCCGCCGTCAGCGGTGCTGCGTGGGGAACCGGCGTCGGTTTTGCCGGCGGCGACCGTGCGGTGCCTGAGGATTTCGACGGCGATGGCAAGACCGACATTGCGGTATGGCGTCCGGGGGCGGCAACAGTGGCTTCGTTCTACATACTGCAGAGTGCAACAAGCACGCTGCGTGCTGAGGCATTTGGCCAAACCGGTGACGACCCAAGTGTTGTTGACGATTATGATGGTGACGGTAAGGCGGATCTAGCGGTCTATCGTGATGGCGGAGCAGGCCAAAGTTTCTTCTACTATCGTTCGGCTGCCAACGGACCTGTCACTTATGTACCTTGGGGCATCGGCGGCGACAAACCGGCACCGGGTGACTATGATGGCGACGGCAAGGCTGATTTCGCCGTACATCGTAACGAGGCCGGCAGTGCACGCCACTATCACATGCGTTCGACCGAGGGCTTTGTGACCGTTCAATTCGGCTTGTTCACGGATAAATTTGTCGCAGGCGACTATGACGGAGATAACAAGACGGATATCTGTGCGGTACGTGCAAATGGATCGGTCTTTGACTGGTACCTGTTACGGAGCGGTAACGGAACCCTTGCAACCTCGGCATCACTGGGTGGTTTTGGTAATCCAACGACCGACTATATTACGCCGGGCGACTACGACGGTGATAACAAGACCGATTTCGCTGTCTGGCGAACTGCGGTTGCTGATAACGGTGTTTTCTATTTGGCACCGTCGAACTCAGCCCTCTCGGGTACAAAATGGGGAAGCACGTCAGGCATTTTGACGGCGCCTGATTATCCGGTGGCCAACTACAACGTCCATTGA
- a CDS encoding electron transfer flavoprotein subunit beta/FixA family protein — MKIIVLMKQVANKDAVLRIAADEKWINEADISQQTNESDGYALEEALRTVEAKGGGEVVVCSLGPQSAKTVIKDALARGADRAIHVVVDDSKSLSSYQIARAIADAIREENADLVFTGLQSDDASYGQTGVILAELLGIPHATIVIEVEKASIGESIRVKRELESGWYQWFTYKLPSLLTIQSGISQIRYASLKGIMAAKKKEIREVTPTLDAFASAAKIEKVYLPLKSKQTQMLGNGDAKAGAVELVEKLKNEVRVI, encoded by the coding sequence ATGAAGATTATCGTACTAATGAAGCAGGTCGCCAATAAGGATGCAGTTCTTCGCATCGCGGCTGACGAAAAATGGATCAATGAGGCTGATATCTCGCAGCAGACCAACGAGTCTGACGGATATGCCCTTGAGGAAGCTCTACGGACCGTTGAGGCCAAAGGCGGCGGTGAGGTAGTTGTATGTTCACTCGGACCTCAGTCGGCCAAAACCGTGATCAAGGACGCCCTAGCTCGCGGAGCAGATCGTGCGATCCACGTCGTCGTCGATGACAGCAAATCATTGTCCTCGTATCAGATCGCCAGGGCGATCGCTGACGCGATACGTGAAGAAAATGCGGATCTGGTATTCACCGGCCTGCAGTCCGACGATGCAAGTTATGGCCAAACCGGCGTTATACTCGCTGAGCTGCTAGGAATACCGCACGCAACGATCGTGATCGAGGTGGAGAAAGCAAGCATAGGTGAATCGATCCGAGTCAAACGTGAGCTTGAGAGTGGTTGGTATCAGTGGTTTACGTACAAACTGCCGTCGCTACTTACGATTCAATCAGGAATCTCACAGATCCGATATGCTTCACTAAAAGGCATTATGGCCGCGAAAAAGAAGGAAATTCGCGAGGTGACACCGACGTTGGATGCTTTTGCGTCTGCGGCAAAGATCGAGAAGGTCTATCTGCCACTTAAATCTAAGCAGACACAAATGCTCGGGAACGGCGACGCTAAGGCTGGTGCCGTCGAACTCGTCGAGAAACTCAAGAACGAGGTTCGAGTTATTTGA
- the fabD gene encoding ACP S-malonyltransferase, producing the protein MTKIAYIFPGQGSQAVGMGRELFENFAAAREVFEAADEALGFSLSELCFSGDEADLQLTANTQPAILTMSVAAYYASLAEGLAEPDFVAGHSLGEYSALVAAGVLDFADAVRTVRKRGTYMQEAVPVGVGAMAAILGLSVADVEAGCVVAAQGQICSPANINSPSQIVIAGDSAAVDRACEILKEMGAKRAIRLNVSAPFHCALMMPAQERLNSDLKQLEYGNFAMPIVHNVDAASNADESLVCQKLTEQVSSPVRWLQSIEDLTTIGVGKFVEIGPGKVLCGLVRQINREVSYANIEDKSSLSNTLDTL; encoded by the coding sequence ATGACCAAGATCGCATATATTTTCCCCGGACAAGGCAGCCAGGCTGTCGGGATGGGGAGAGAACTATTTGAAAATTTTGCTGCTGCTCGCGAGGTGTTTGAGGCGGCGGACGAGGCATTGGGCTTTTCGCTCTCCGAACTTTGTTTTTCGGGTGACGAGGCCGACTTGCAATTGACGGCGAACACGCAACCGGCGATCTTAACAATGTCGGTTGCTGCATACTACGCATCGCTCGCCGAGGGACTAGCGGAGCCTGATTTTGTCGCCGGCCATAGTTTGGGGGAGTACTCAGCTCTAGTGGCGGCGGGAGTTCTCGATTTTGCCGACGCAGTGCGAACCGTGCGTAAACGCGGAACGTATATGCAGGAAGCGGTGCCGGTCGGTGTCGGGGCAATGGCAGCCATACTGGGCTTGAGCGTTGCAGACGTCGAGGCGGGATGTGTCGTGGCGGCCCAAGGGCAAATCTGTAGCCCCGCGAACATAAATTCGCCGTCCCAGATCGTGATCGCCGGGGACTCGGCAGCAGTTGATAGGGCTTGTGAGATATTAAAAGAAATGGGTGCGAAGCGGGCGATCAGGCTGAACGTGTCCGCACCGTTTCACTGTGCACTGATGATGCCGGCACAGGAAAGATTGAATTCGGACCTGAAACAGCTCGAATACGGCAACTTTGCGATGCCGATAGTTCACAATGTTGACGCGGCATCGAACGCTGATGAGTCTTTGGTTTGCCAAAAGCTCACTGAGCAAGTCTCGTCACCGGTGCGTTGGCTGCAATCTATCGAGGATCTCACGACGATTGGTGTCGGGAAATTTGTTGAGATCGGCCCGGGAAAAGTTTTGTGTGGTTTGGTGCGGCAGATAAACCGAGAGGTTTCTTACGCAAACATTGAAGATAAGTCTAGTTTGAGCAATACATTGGATACTCTATAA
- the pyrR gene encoding bifunctional pyr operon transcriptional regulator/uracil phosphoribosyltransferase PyrR, which translates to MGDEIHLLEKSRIMNSADMERVLSRLASEIVESNQGTEDLYIVGIRRRGVPLAERLVDKIEAVEGKRPLYGIIDITLYRDDLSTVGANPIVNRTELEFDIEGKNIVLVDDVLYTGRTIRAALDQLMDFGRPRKVQLAVLIDRGREHRELPIQADFNGKLVPTKQTEIIKVMLKEYDDIEAVGIFERP; encoded by the coding sequence ATGGGTGACGAAATACATCTTTTAGAAAAATCACGAATTATGAATTCGGCGGATATGGAACGAGTCCTTTCGAGGCTCGCATCTGAGATCGTCGAATCAAATCAAGGTACAGAAGATCTTTACATTGTCGGAATTCGGCGTCGCGGGGTTCCGCTTGCTGAAAGACTTGTCGACAAGATCGAGGCGGTCGAGGGCAAACGCCCTCTGTACGGCATCATCGACATCACTCTATATCGAGACGACCTCTCGACAGTCGGAGCGAATCCTATCGTTAATCGCACAGAACTCGAATTCGACATTGAGGGCAAAAATATTGTTTTGGTCGATGACGTCTTATATACGGGACGCACGATCCGTGCCGCCCTCGACCAACTGATGGATTTCGGCCGCCCTCGAAAAGTGCAACTGGCGGTTCTGATCGACCGCGGTCGCGAACATCGCGAATTGCCGATCCAGGCCGACTTTAATGGTAAGCTTGTGCCGACCAAACAAACCGAGATAATCAAGGTAATGTTAAAGGAATACGACGACATCGAGGCCGTTGGAATTTTTGAGAGACCGTGA
- a CDS encoding quinone-dependent dihydroorotate dehydrogenase, with translation MLSKVWEKMIRPVMFSLGAETAHELGIAALKAGAGAFVSGKCEPFDFGPIERFGLKFDSPIGLAAGFDKNCVVVEPLAKLGFGFVEVGTVTLEPQPGNPKPRLFRLPADKALINRLGFNNDGAAAVSERLRALKRTRVVGVNIGKNKDVPVEAATENYIKCLELIHPYADYVAVNVSSPNTPNLRELQKAENLEELLSSLQKRNRELGQRPLLVKIAPDLTVGEIEAIADIAIRHQLEGLIATNTTVSRDGLHSANVNEIGAGGLSGRPLRERSTDVIRTVYRYTGGKLPIIGVGGIFDAQDAFDKIAAGASLVQAYTGFVYAGPGFANSIKRGLAAILSQRGFKHLDDAVGSDSK, from the coding sequence ATGTTATCGAAAGTTTGGGAAAAAATGATCAGGCCGGTGATGTTTAGCCTAGGAGCGGAAACGGCCCACGAGCTCGGTATCGCGGCACTTAAGGCAGGTGCCGGTGCATTTGTGTCAGGCAAGTGCGAACCGTTCGACTTTGGACCGATCGAACGATTTGGCTTGAAATTTGATAGTCCAATCGGCCTCGCGGCGGGTTTTGACAAGAATTGCGTTGTCGTGGAACCGCTTGCGAAGCTCGGCTTCGGATTTGTTGAGGTCGGTACGGTAACATTGGAACCGCAGCCCGGAAATCCGAAACCGCGTCTCTTTCGTTTGCCGGCCGACAAGGCTCTGATCAATCGACTTGGGTTTAACAATGACGGTGCGGCCGCCGTAAGTGAGCGGCTTAGGGCGTTAAAGAGAACCCGTGTGGTCGGCGTAAATATCGGTAAGAACAAAGATGTTCCCGTGGAGGCAGCAACGGAGAACTATATTAAATGTCTTGAACTTATTCACCCTTACGCGGATTATGTCGCCGTCAACGTCTCGTCACCGAATACGCCAAACCTGCGTGAACTTCAAAAGGCCGAAAATCTTGAAGAACTTCTGTCTAGCCTTCAGAAGCGGAACCGAGAACTTGGGCAACGGCCGCTGTTAGTGAAGATCGCTCCCGACCTTACGGTGGGCGAGATCGAGGCGATCGCGGACATTGCGATCCGACACCAGCTTGAGGGGCTAATTGCTACAAATACGACCGTAAGCCGCGATGGACTCCATTCTGCAAATGTCAACGAGATCGGCGCTGGCGGACTAAGCGGACGACCACTACGGGAGCGTTCGACGGATGTAATCAGAACCGTCTATCGATATACGGGCGGCAAATTGCCGATAATTGGTGTTGGCGGAATATTTGATGCGCAAGATGCATTCGATAAGATCGCCGCAGGTGCAAGTCTTGTCCAGGCCTATACGGGGTTTGTGTACGCGGGGCCGGGATTTGCGAACTCGATCAAACGAGGTTTGGCAGCGATTTTGAGCCAGCGTGGTTTCAAACACCTCGACGACGCGGTCGGGTCGGATTCGAAATGA
- a CDS encoding acyl carrier protein, which produces MSEVQDKIKQIIVDELGVDEAEVTENARFIEDLGADSLDLVELVMRFEEEFDIEIPDEDAEKIQAVRDAYAYVEQHKAA; this is translated from the coding sequence ATGTCAGAAGTACAGGATAAGATTAAACAGATCATCGTCGACGAACTTGGTGTGGACGAAGCAGAAGTTACAGAAAATGCTCGGTTCATCGAGGATCTCGGTGCTGATTCGCTGGATCTGGTGGAACTCGTTATGCGTTTCGAAGAGGAATTCGACATCGAGATCCCCGACGAAGACGCCGAGAAGATCCAGGCAGTTCGCGACGCATATGCGTATGTCGAACAGCATAAAGCTGCTTAG
- a CDS encoding ketoacyl-ACP synthase III, which produces MTGHNAGIIGMGHAYPEGILTNADLEKMVETNDEWITTRTGIKQRHKAADNEYTSQFGTRAALQALERAGLEPSDIDIIICATTTPDQIMPSTGALIQAEIGATNAAAMDVFAACSGFIYGLTMVESMIRTGQIRYALVIGAEVLTKYVDYTDRGTCVIFGDGAGAAVVGPVAAGKGILATKIRSDGRYAEQLYAPGGGTKLGTSHQTIDDRQHFFKMKGNELFKIAVRSMADISAEMVEKAGYTVDDVDVVIPHQANQRITDAVASRLNIPEEKVYSNIAEMGNTSSASIPIALDECIQSGLIKEGSLVLLTAFGGGVTWGGTVIRF; this is translated from the coding sequence ATGACAGGACATAATGCGGGAATCATCGGGATGGGGCACGCTTATCCGGAAGGTATTTTGACAAATGCCGACCTGGAAAAGATGGTCGAGACCAACGATGAATGGATAACCACGCGGACTGGTATCAAACAGCGTCATAAGGCGGCGGACAACGAATATACCTCGCAATTCGGCACTCGTGCCGCATTGCAGGCTTTGGAGCGCGCTGGGCTTGAGCCCAGCGATATTGATATTATCATCTGCGCGACCACCACCCCGGACCAGATAATGCCCTCGACGGGTGCATTGATCCAGGCTGAGATCGGAGCTACAAATGCGGCCGCAATGGACGTTTTTGCTGCTTGTTCCGGATTTATATACGGATTGACGATGGTCGAGTCGATGATCCGGACGGGCCAGATACGGTATGCTCTGGTGATCGGTGCCGAGGTTTTGACTAAGTACGTTGACTACACGGACCGCGGGACTTGTGTTATCTTCGGCGACGGTGCGGGAGCCGCAGTCGTCGGCCCGGTAGCTGCGGGCAAAGGTATTCTTGCAACTAAGATCCGCTCCGACGGGCGATACGCGGAGCAACTTTACGCTCCGGGTGGCGGCACCAAATTGGGGACATCGCATCAAACTATCGACGACCGCCAGCACTTCTTTAAGATGAAGGGCAATGAACTGTTTAAGATAGCGGTGCGTTCGATGGCTGACATCTCGGCGGAAATGGTCGAAAAGGCAGGGTACACGGTGGACGATGTTGATGTCGTCATACCGCATCAGGCAAATCAGCGCATTACCGATGCAGTAGCTTCGCGGTTAAACATTCCGGAAGAAAAGGTCTATTCAAATATCGCTGAAATGGGCAACACATCGTCTGCGTCGATCCCGATCGCTCTGGACGAGTGTATTCAATCCGGCCTGATCAAAGAGGGAAGCCTGGTTCTACTTACGGCATTTGGCGGCGGCGTTACCTGGGGCGGAACGGTAATAAGATTTTAG
- the rpmF gene encoding 50S ribosomal protein L32 codes for MPNPKRRHSHARTRTRRAHDALKTPQFYLDKDTGEAKVPHRIDAKTGMYKGRKIIDVKDSE; via the coding sequence ATGCCAAATCCAAAACGAAGACATTCGCACGCTCGTACGCGTACCCGCCGTGCTCACGATGCCCTGAAAACCCCGCAGTTCTATCTTGACAAGGATACGGGAGAGGCCAAGGTGCCGCATCGCATCGATGCCAAGACAGGTATGTACAAGGGCCGAAAGATCATTGACGTCAAAGACTCTGAATAG
- a CDS encoding DUF177 domain-containing protein, which produces MNIELENIGARAKAIDESITAAEIGLDLTGTELVENVRFRGEAVRIDGKTHLRGTILAEASVDCTRCLEPIKRPIEIFFDSVYVGPDNIPSEAEAALAAADLDESVAADGKIDVVEALREQILLDLPDHPVCEEDCMGLCPKCGGNRNLIDCRCEENEVDPRWAALKDLI; this is translated from the coding sequence ATGAACATCGAACTTGAAAACATCGGGGCCCGGGCTAAGGCCATCGATGAATCGATCACGGCCGCCGAGATCGGACTGGATTTAACAGGTACGGAGTTGGTCGAAAACGTGCGATTTCGCGGCGAGGCCGTCAGGATCGATGGCAAGACTCATCTTCGCGGAACTATTCTTGCAGAAGCGAGCGTTGACTGTACGCGATGTCTCGAACCGATCAAACGTCCGATCGAGATATTCTTCGATTCGGTGTATGTCGGTCCGGATAACATTCCGAGCGAGGCCGAGGCTGCACTGGCGGCGGCGGATCTTGACGAGTCAGTTGCCGCAGACGGCAAGATTGACGTCGTTGAAGCTCTGAGAGAGCAGATATTGCTCGATTTGCCGGACCATCCGGTTTGCGAAGAAGATTGTATGGGGTTGTGCCCGAAATGCGGGGGCAACCGAAATTTGATAGATTGTAGATGTGAGGAGAATGAGGTCGACCCGCGTTGGGCCGCTCTCAAAGATCTGATATAG